From the Euphorbia lathyris chromosome 6, ddEupLath1.1, whole genome shotgun sequence genome, one window contains:
- the LOC136233108 gene encoding uncharacterized protein: protein MSDWGPVFIAVVLFILLTPGLLIQIPGRNRFIEFGNFQTSGVSILVHAVLYFALICIFLLAIGVHMYIGS, encoded by the coding sequence ATGTCTGATTGGGGGCCAGTTTTCATAGCAGTGGTGCTATTCATACTATTAACGCCAGGTCTTCTCATTCAGATTCCAGGTCGCAATCGATTCATCGAGTTTGGCAACTTTCAGACTAGTGGAGTTTCGATTCTGGTTCATGCTGTTCTTTACTTTGCTCTCATTTGCATCTTCTTGTTAGCCATTGGAGTCCATATGTACATCGGTTCATAG
- the LOC136233109 gene encoding uncharacterized protein gives MNDWAGPLIAAALFAFLSPGMVFQMPGKEGPLGFMNMKTSIASIFVHLVIYGLLLILFFVVLHIHLYV, from the coding sequence aTGAATGATTGGGCAGGTCCGCTGATAGCAGCTGCGTTGTTTGCTTTTCTATCGCCGGGAATGGTGTTTCAAATGCCTGGTAAGGAAGGCCCTCTTGGTTTCATGAACATGAAGACCAGCATAGCTTCCATATTCGTTCACTTGGTTATCTACGGTTTGCTTCTCATTTTGTTTTTCGTTGTTCTTCATATACATCTCTATGTATAG
- the LOC136234183 gene encoding uncharacterized protein, which produces MADWGPVLIGVVLFILLTPGLLFQIPGNNRTFEFGSMKTNGKAIAIHTLIFFTLYAILILAVHVHIYTG; this is translated from the coding sequence ATGGCAGACTGGGGCCCTGTGTTAATCGGTGTGGTTCTATTTATACTGCTAACGCCGGGACTCCTTTTCCAAATACCGGGAAACAACCGGACTTTTGAGTTCGGAAGTATGAAGACGAATGGGAAGGCTATAGCTATTCATACTCTGATTTTCTTCACTCTTTACGCTATTCTCATCTTAGCCGTTCATGTTCACATCTATACTGGCTGA
- the LOC136234182 gene encoding uncharacterized protein, producing the protein MSADWGPVVVAVVLFILLSPGLLFQLPSRIRVVEFGNMNTSGIAILVHAVVYFCIYTILIIAIGIHIHFN; encoded by the coding sequence ATGAGTGCCGATTGGGGACCAGTAGTGGTTGCAGTGGTGCTGTTCATATTGTTGTCGCCAGGGCTGTTATTTCAGCTACCATCAAGGATAAGAGTTGTAGAATTTGGGAATATGAACACAAGTGGAATCGCTATTCTTGTTCATGCTGTTGTTTATTTTTGCATTTACACCATCTTGATCATTGCTATTGGTATTCATATACACTTCAATTGA
- the LOC136234000 gene encoding uncharacterized protein, which yields MADWGPVVIAVILFVVLSPGVLFQLPGKSRVVEFVNMQTSGVSVLVHTIIFFGLITIFLIAVGVHITTG from the coding sequence ATGGCAGATTGGGGGCCGGTGGTGATAGCTGTGATTCTGTTCGTGGTGCTGTCGCCGGGGGTACTTTTCCAGCTACCGGGGAAAAGCAGAGTGGTGGAATTCGTGAATATGCAAACAAGTGGTGTATCTGTACTTGTTCACACCATCATCTTCTTCGGCCTCATCACTATTTTCCTCATTGCCGTCGGCGTACACATCACCACTGGATAA